AGATAAAAAGCCATGTGGAAATAAGTACAAAAATAGCTACCGTGACAAATTATGCAATCCATCTACTCACTAAGTTCTTTGTTGCCTATATAAAAATTATAACCTTTACACATTGCATATAGTCCACCAAAACTTTCTGTGCCCCTCCTGTCTTCAGTTTGGCCACCCAGCCACACATAGACCATCTGACTTTCAacacccttctttctctttatgtaAACTCCAAGTCAAAAGCTGGCCAGCCATGGCAAATAAAATGTTTTCTTGAAGCATGTTaagtgtgcacacacacacacacacacacacacacacacacacacacacacacacacacacacacacacacacacacacacacacacacacacacacacacacacacacacacacacacacacacacacacacacacacacacacacacacacacacacacacacacacactaatggtaGGTCTTTTGCTGACCATactttttgtctcttccttcttaatttttatGCTCAAGTACACTATATTAGTTGAAAAGTGCAGACTGGGGATTTCCCATAGGTGGGATGGAGGTGGTGTGATTTGAATACAAAATACTTATGAGAATTGAGATTAATCAAATTTACTGGGACTGAATATGTACCAAATTGTCAGAAACATGTATGGTGTGCCATACTTCTGGTGGCCACACCTGTCAATTGGCTTAATGATGGAGTGAATAAACTCACCAGATTTGTGTAAACATAGAAAGCACTGCCAAATTTCCATGGCTAAATATaattgaatacaataacactactgttgtttttccttaactttttcaTAGTCATTGCATTACTATGAATATgtaccaattttttttcccattgcaTCATCcaccatccatctatctcttctACTGCAAGTTACTTGCCTCAGTGGTGAAATCAGAGTCAATTACAGCAGCTCCCTGATGAGAGGGTACTATACAATGTGAGATGAAGGCATAGATAAAAATAATCTACTTTAGTGtatagtaaagaagaagaaagaaagaaagaaaaaaaaaaaaaaagagagagagagagagaatctttttaTTACAAGATGTGGTAACAACAATCATTCTGCAGTGTAGAGTTGTCTTTCAATACAAACTGACTGTTGTCCAATACATTATATTCTACAAGAAGATACTaccctgctttccttcctgcaTGCCGTGATGAATGAATACATCATGGATCCTTTCATATGACAgatttttattataataatttGTAAGTACCATGAAAATATCAATATAGAATAGCTGATATTGATGTTAGcaatataagagagaaagagagagagagagagagagaagtttcctTTCAAACGTCTAAGCAATCCTGCATCATTATTTAATGGAACTAGTATTTTCACTGaccttccctcctcatccttcccctaTATCcctattcctttccctcccctcctcacccATTCACTTTTCCAtctcccccttttcccctttgcCTACAAACAGGGGACGGAGTCTGTGCTGCTCACAGAGAGGCGTGGATGTTGATAGAGCCTAAAGGCCCACACCTGGAAAGTGCAAACAATCGCAAACCAGCCGCCCACTGCTcctttgatgatgataataataatgatatgataataataataataataataataataataataataattataataataacaataatgataataataataataataatgataataataataataataataactgataatactaacaataataacaataataataataataataataataataataataataataataataacaataataaaaacaataagtgatgataataataataataataataacaacaacaataattcttataataattataataataataataataatagtagcaataatgctaataataataataatattattattattatttttattattattattattattattattattattattattattaattataataacaacaacaacaacaataaaaaagtaataataataatagtaataaagaataaataataataataataataataataataataataatattattattattattttttattattatcaattataataataataacaacaacaacaaaacaaattataataataataacaataataataatgataataatgataataataataataatattattattatttttattattattattattactactattattattattattattattattattattattattattattaattacaataataacaattattgttattattattattattatcattattattatttttattattattatttttattgttatcaattataataataataacaacaacaacaaaactaattataataataataacaataataataatgataataatgataatgataataataataataataatatttttttttattattattattattattattattatgtgtgtgtgtgtgtgtattgtgtataataataataataataataataataataataataataataataataataataataataataataataataataataataataataataataataataataacgacgacgacgacaacaacaacaacaacaataacaacaataatcattGCTATAATCAAAACTAAGCCGACAATAACAGCGTAGTGTTTGACAGAAGCGTAAAGCAGCAGAAGTGAATATTTATGTAGGATTGTGGTTATTTTTGCGCCTCACGTCCAAAGCCAATTATCTTTGGCGGTGAGACATTGCAGGGAAACCAAGAGTTGTCACCCCGCGCTGTGCAATGCCTCCCCGCGCAGCCTGCCACGCCCACCAGCCTGCTCGCGCCTCCTACCGCCctgatatttattattttttatttacctatctggtttcttatccatcttttttttatatttagcatGGAAAAGAtagcagacagaaaaaaaaaaaaaactgcagaacAAACTTATTTcattgcgacacacacacacacacacacacacacacactgtcatgtCCTTTTCAGTACgtacatacaaaacaaaaacaaaatggcaCTGTCACATACACCTCTACACATATTTAATGTATTTCGCTCATGTCTCTGACTCGTGTcgtatttgcttttcttttttccgatTTTCGTTTCCGTCACAAAGTTTATCTTGTGCATTGTcttacctttcattttttttttcctttttaacaacAGTAATATATCCATGCAATTTCATAATTCGGCGTCACGTGACCTATTTGTCGCGGCGCCACATAAGGAATTCTTTTAATCACTATAGTCACTGGCAACTAAAACATCGGCAGTAAGTTATTATCTTCTATGCAAGCCTTCTTACCCTCTTCTGCGCCATCTGCCCACGACTTGAACTCGACCATTTAAAAGAgaaatttcaaaacatttatcccattaTTTTGGCCAACTCTCTTGATCTAGCTTGTTCGAGGACTAGCATCTCAGTAGGCCTTTTTGTTTGAtagttttttgttgtctttggccagttttcccctcttacataaaaaacaacaacaacaacaacaacaactggcaACAGTCCTCTGTCACTACAATCTAACATTCTCCTCCGGACCCatgaattattttttcttccttatctcctcgtCCGTTCTTTCCAAGAACATAGCCTACAGTCTGTACTGTCTATCAAACTACACATGTTTGTATATCATCCCTCACCCCTGCCATACGTTATTAGTGCAAGTAGTAACTCTAAAATATGAAATTCACAAATGAATTTTTACAACTTAATTGAAATTCGCTTTTATTGTCTACATCTTCCACCTACTTGCCAAACCAGTCATCACatacattttcattttactcttAAACCATGCAttatatgaatatatgtctgtatatgcgcagagagagagagagagagagagagagagagagagagagagagaaagggggagggggtaGTCCTGGCAGTGTTTAAGGCGTAACTCAATGGTGGCGAGGGAAACGGTGCTCTTAACCTTACTCTAGAACTTAAAATCAACCGAACTCACAATAATATTATAGTCATGTATCTTTGCCAGACGTCCCCAAGACATTGCCCCATGCCAAACTATCGTACGAAACCACAAAGGTTGGTTGATTAGACTTCTTTGtctacattgaaaaaaaaaaaagaataaataaataaaataaataaataaataaaaaatagataaaaaaaaacatattacacacacatttcttccaTACCCATCCATGATccatcgccacacacacacacgcacacacacacacacacacacacactgttgttaCGTGAATGGCTGttgatgggaaaaaagaaaaaaaaacgaaagaaaaataggaaaaggaaaatatgccaATATTTACATGATGACTTACCAATTCTATATAAACGAATTCAAAAGCGACACAAGGAAACATCAAGTAAGAAATTTTTGGAAGTTTAAAGAAGCTCGTCTTGACTATGCATAAGGGAACCACAGTTTACAGATACCTGGCAAGAAGAAAAACCGCAGAAGTAATTACCAACAACGTATTATCATTTCAAGACACTGGAAATCAATACAATCAATACAGTCTACATAATGGAGGGCTCAAATGTAAAATTAATGAACTGATTTAATACAAACCTATCTAACGTATAACGCGAATGAGAATGTTGTGTAATTTCCATATCATCTCACCACCAAGGAGCCTCTGGTCACCAGCAACTTTATTCGTATACTCAAGAACATAACACCATACTAATGAATATCAAATAAAGAGCTTATCTTCATCAGTGAGAAAATGGTTAAGCTCGAGTGTTACGTAATCATTGaatactatgagagagagagagagagagagagagagagagagagagagagagagagagagagagacgctcaaGATTGTAATAAAGTAAGCTTTTTAAATGAGGAATCCTAACTTCAGTCTTATATTTTTACTCTAGTGGCAAGTGtgctaaaaaaaaggaaaaaaagttatcggaggtgaaaataataataagacggTGTCTTAAAAATTTAGTGTTTAACCGtatcaaggaaaaaatgaaaggagtatTCAATATTTCTTAAAAATAAAGTAGTTTAAAGTACTAAAGATAATGCGAGGCAAAGACAAGTCTGCATGTGTTTTCTGCACATAAATTTTCGCTATGTTGAAGTCTACAAGCTACTTTGCAATAAAAACCTCCTTTGTCCAGGGAAAAATATTCGGGGCTAAAGCCACGAATGGTCAGCCCTTACTACGACACTTGGAAAGACAGACATGTGTGTTTACAGGACCTTGGTGAATACTACTGTGGAAAGACGGCTCGTACGACactgcaacgtgtgtgtgtgtgtgtgtgtgtgtgtttgtaaaaagTAAAACTTTGGAACGCTTTACTGTGGGCTTAAACGTTTAGATTGGCGCACGGGAGGTTGGTGAAAGGTGTAGGCTGTAGGGAATGATCTATATTGTAGAGGGAAAACACAGGAAACAGTTACAAAGGGGAATTCCTCGTGAGAGAAGAGTTTCGGAAGGAGTATCACATCAGTGAAACTTGATTTGATTATGTAATTCTTTCAAATCAAATATGCACAAAGAGTCTTATTCTGCACATGGTTGTCTTTGATGATGTTTCTGAGACCATGGAATAAATTGCCAGGGGCGCCAAAAGAACTTCAGGCTGTAAGAGCCTGGCCTGGAAATTTCATGTTCAGTAATGAAAAATGTCATGCATGTAATGAacgcgagagaaagagagagagagagagagagagagagagagagagagagagagagagagagtatgtaggtaggtaggtaggtaggtaggtaggtaggtaggtaggtaggtaggtaggtaggtaggtagatagatagatagatagatagatagatagatagatagatagatagatagatagatagataaagaacagCAATACATACTTAACATAGGCGCCTGAAGTGGCGACTACTACTGTATTGGTCCACATCACAGCATGGCCATGGTAAggtaggaagagagatgaagctTTCCTGCACCTCCCTCCAGAAATACTACTTACCTGAACCACGTGAAGGCGTCTCTGTTTATCGCGGCCTGACATCCTGGTGAGTTAGAGCGATGCTGGGTGCCGTGATCGCTTCGTCCGGCACCTTCACGCCATTAATCTAGTGTGGAGAAGAGATAggaacataaataaaacaaaacaagataacGAAGAAAAGTGCCAGATAcatatatagtatttttttcctatcaacCTGAAACCAACACTAATAAGAAAACTGATGAAACCAAGTGATAAAGCGGTCGTGTTTCTTTCTTGTGCCACACATTGAAACTGTGGAAGACAAGACGACACCACGCCAATTTACGGCGCCACACGACCCTCAGCACACGTGGCTTCTGGCCTATCAACAGGTACACACACTCCTCTCGGCATACGCCCCTGCTGCAGCACAAATAGCCCGCCAAGAATTAACTCCAGACGAATGGACACCCGTGCAACTCTGGCATGAcccccaccatctctctctctctctctctctctcttggatctAAAAGCGTCTGGTGTTGCTCCAAGATGTTCAGCCTCAGCAGCTCCACGCCCCTTTGCTTGGGGTTGGGCTGAGAGAAGACTATTGAGCTTATAATTTCTCTCGCCGTTTCCTTCTGCGGAAAAGCTGCGGCAACCTATAGGTAGCATACAGGAGGCACGTATGTACGATCAGGGACGATGTAAATCACGTCAGTTTGATCTTCATTCCATTAGAAACTACTttaaactctttcttcttttctagtggatgaaaatgaaaaatattttacttccttcattttctttttttgtgcacTGGGTCAGTCTGCATATAATGTAAGAAAAAGTTTAgtctgcttttatttttctatattcttttctaagaggaagaggaaaaaaaaagcttagtcTGTTCTAATTCTTGAAATGATCAAAGaagaagggagtgaggaagggaggccaTCCGGAAGGAAAGCTCACAGTGGAAAGACATGAGTAACTTGAAAAGAGGTTTAAAATGGCTATAAAGttataatcgtgtgtgtgtgtgtgtgtgtgtgtgtgtgtgtgtgtgtgtgtgtgtgtgtgtgtgtgtgtgtgtgtgtgtgtgtgtgtgtgtgtgtgtgtatgtgtgatggagggagggagagaggagaacatGTAACAATAAGAATGCAGTAAGTTCACCGCCAACCCATAcaactaataaaataattttcTCCATTGCTTTACATCATGAATATTGTATAACAGGGAGAGGCTATCAGGGTGTTAAATAGGTACGTGCACTTCCCTACACTACAACGCACATATGCTACTGTGATGTATCGAGTAACAGCTGGGGTGTTGATCTAGGTCACTCACTTGACAGATGAATCAGGGTTGTTACCAGCACGTGTCAGTTTCACAGGTGAGACTTGCAAGAACTGTCTGACAGGTAATATACTGGTTCTAATGGCATACTGCGCACCTTTTTGCTCCTGGCACGTATTCAAATGCcctttaaaaaaataatgagtgaaagaatTCATAAGCAATTTCCTGGACCTTACTCAGAGTTGGCAGGAGGCGCGGGGCCTAAAATATACCCGGGAAGTGGCGAGGTTtgagggtggtgggtggtgcgcGCATCCCAGTATAAAGAcacacccttcctctctttccttagtCGACGGCTTGCTATCGTGGTGACGGACGTCGCTCAGTGACCCGGTGAATTTAGATCAGACACCGCAATGTCTTCAGTCCAGAAGAAGACCACCACTAAAACCACTAAAACTGTGACCACCAAGAAAACGGAACATGTGCAATCGTCCTCGGTGGACCAGTCTGCCGATGTGCAAGGCGCCATCGCACAAAAAGCCAACACCCTCTCAATTGTCAAGAAAGGTCAGTTTTTAAATGACGCGTACTTTGAGGACACCCGCCAAGACTTCCAGGACGCCATTCAAGATGTGCTAACAAAGTGGGGCGACAAGTCAAAGCCGACCAATGATATTAACAGTTACAGGGACCTCAGAACTCGGGACCTTCGTGATGAAAATCAGGCCATAAAATCATCCGAGGACCAGCGTTACCATAAGGTGAATAACCCTGGCCCGTGCGCACTGCTATACAGGCTTCATGCATTACCAACGGAAAAGGTTACGTATGTGAATTGTACAATGATAATTTTCCCAttccatctatttattattagaTCGTAGTGGACGTTCAGGACTTCATCAATGGAGGGGACGTGAGCGTGAAGACCCTCGATGAAGTGGAGATAGTGGTGGAGGGACGCGTCCAAAAGAAAGTAGGCAATACTACCTCCACTAAGAGCTTCAAGCGGACCTTCATTCTCCCCGACATTGTGCCCGAGTCCATCACTTCTGTGGTGTCTTCCGACGGTGTGCTTATCATCAAGGCTCTCAAAAAGGTTGGTTTCCTAACTGCTGTGTTTGGGACACTGGCTTGTCAGTACATCAATACACGTACATGATAATAACCTGAACAAGTTTAAACAGATGACCTAACCTTCCTTCATCCGGAGACATAAATGCTACCACTCAGTTCCATACatgtattgttattatgatcattatgatcattactattattaccagtattattattattattatgaggcgGGCGATGTTTATGGTCTTGTCATACCACAGGAATCAGAACAGGACGTGAGTGAGTCCGTCACTGTCCAGAAAAAAGTTGTGACGAAGCAACAGACTTCCACCTCCACTGTCGCGACAAGCGGCCAGCAGGATGTCAAGCAGATCGCTATCAATGTGCAGGAGACTCACCCCACTGTGACCAGTCCTCAGCctgaacagcagcaacagacgGTAACCGTGACCAAACAGGTTACGTCTACCACCAGCGACAAGGGCAGCAAGCCACTGCCGATCACAAAGAAGGGCGGCTTCTTTGAAGACACCTTCTTCGAGGATTGCCGCAAGCACTACCAGACGGCGGTGAAGCAAGTGTTGCAGAAGTTCAACGTGACTTCCGCTGGCACTGATGACATCACAACATACCGCAACTTGCGCCAGAAGGACCTTAGGGAGGAGAACCAAGTCGCGACCGTTGATGATGAGGAACAATTCCAAAAGGTCAGTATTCATGATGCTTCCACCACTTAAATACGCACGTAATTCCGTTATTACTttacttgctgctgctgctactggtgctaCTATTGTTATTCCTGCAGTCAATTACGTCTATTCTTGCTGTCTGTTCGTGCGGGGAATGATCATGAGACGAATCTAATAGAGACTTGTTAGAAAAGGGACaattttcactatcattatcattaccaagaGGTTAAGAACAGCAGAGATCCCACATACTTGGCGACCAAACTTGCCAAGATATTAAAGAAAGGCGTTCATGGTGAGGAATCAGTTGTAGTTGCCTCCTTCCATGTCTTAGAGATGTaggcttcaatttttttttcaatgaaaaTCTCAACCTATCTTGGAGTAAAGTTCACGACTTGTCTTTAGAACACTTCACATGACAAGTCTCGCATGCAAATCGGTATAATTTAAAAAAGAGACACCAAAAATGAAATGTTCATAcctatttatacatatatatatatgaaataaataaatacggaGAATATTGCACGTTAGAAATCAGTTTAATTCTAATACCGTGGCCATAACCTGTCTCATGGAATACTCTTTAAAGAACTCAAAGATACATCTAGAAAACGTTTCTTTCCAGATCATTGTGGACGTCAAAGATTTTATGAACGGCGGCGAAGTGACCGTGAAGACCGTGGATGACAGGGAGGTGGTCATCGAGGGTCGCGTCGAGAAGAAGGAGGGTAACAAGACTACCATCAAAAGCTTCTGCAAACGCTTCGTCCTGCCAGAAGACATCCTTGTAGAGTCCGTGACGTCTGTTGCATCATCTGATGGAGTGCTCACCATCACAGCGCCAAGGAAGgtaaggccagagagagagagagagagagagagagagagagagagagagagagagagagagagagagagagagagagagagagagagagagagagagagagagagagagagagagagagagagagtgggggggtggaggagaaacagagagagtgTTTCCATCTATTAACGTAAACTTGGTTTCAGCCTTCAGAAGGTAAAGACGTGAGCGATTCCGTCACTGTCCAGAAAACAGTTGTGACGAAGCAACAGACTTCCACCTCCACTGTCGCGACAAGCGGCCAGCAGGATGTCAAGCAGATCGCTATCAATGTGCAGGAGACTCACCCCACTGTGACCAGTCCTCAGCctgaacagcagcaacagacgGTAACCGTGACCAAACAGGTTACGTCTACCACCAGCGACAAGGGCAGCAAGCCACTGCCGATCACAAAGAAGGGCGGCTTCTTTGAAGACACCTTCTTCGAGGATTGCCGCAAGCACTACCAGACTGCGGTGAAGCAAGTGTTGCAGAAGTTCAACGTGACTTCCACTGGCACTGATGACATCACAACATACCGCAACTTGCGCCAGAAGGACCTTAGGGAGGAGAACCAAGTCGCGACCGTTGATGAAAGCACCGATGTTCACAAAGtaagtgacttttttttattaaatttatcAATAAGATCTTTTGCATGACTGGAATGAAAGCTTATTTCCATCACAACGCTTATTCCAGATCATTGTGGATGTGAAAGACTTTACGGACGGTGGCGAGGTGACTGTGAAGACCGTGGACGAGAGGGAGATAGTTATCGAGGGTCGCATcgagaagaaggaaggcaacAAGACCACCATCAAACGCTTCTGCAAACGCTTTATCTTGCCTGAGGACATCCTTGTGGAATCCGTGACGTCTGTGGTATCTTCTGATGGAGTGCTCACCATCACAGCAAGGAAGAAGGTGGACTTGCAAGCCCTGTATATACTCACAATGAGATTATAGTCATACAGATGTGTTTTCTAACAGTGACTAACAAGCCATTATTCACtataattcatttatttgttatttgttgttgtgatgatgataatgatgatgacgatgactatgatgatgatgatgataataataataataatagtaataataataataatgaaaataatgataataacaacaacaactataataataatgataataataataataatgataataatgataacaataacaataataatagtaacttattattattaatattattattattattattattattattattattattattattattattattaatattattactattattattactattattgttataattattattattgttattattattattattattattattattattattattattattattgttattattattattattattattattattattattattattattattattattattattattattattattattattattattattattattattattattattattattattattattattattattattattattattattattattattattattattattattattattattattattattattattattattattatataataataataataataataataattattattattattattattattattattattattattatcattatccttacTATTATAATAATTGTCATCATAACCATTTTGTAAATGCTGTCAAAAGTAAAAGCATGTCATTGTTACAGGTTGTTGACAGTGGAGCTGAGACGACACAAGTCATTCAGAAAAAGATTACTTCAACAGTACAAACCCAACAAGTGACGGACAAATCCTCAGAGgtgcaagagaaaaaagacactcAGCAGACTAAAGTCACAAAAATCAAGAAGACCAAAGTCGTcaccattacctccaccacTGTTCCCTTCTTTAATGACCCGACTTACATTGAGGATGTCAAGGACTTCCAAgaggccatcaccaccatcatcaagaaGATGAACTTAACAATCAAAGACACTGATACTTTCACTGCTTACAGAAACCGTCGCAAGATCAACCCTAGAAATGAAAATCAGGCCATTTCCGAAAAAGAAACCGACACCGTGAAAAAGGTGCGTCAAGTGATACTATACCGTTCCTGTGTGAGAAATCATTCATTCTGCAGGCTTTCACTTAGGTGTATTTGTTTTCTTGACGTTCCATGACACATTCTAAACCTTTCCATTATACAGCACGGCAACACGCACATGACTCTAACCTAGCATAGGACAGTTCTGTACAAAGATATCACCACTCATTAGAAAGTTTTTACAGGGTACAGATACAACACTCTTAGCATcttaaaacgtgtgtgtgtgtgtgtgtgtgtgtgtgtgtgtgtgtgtgtgtccatcccgTTCGGGATTTACGGGGCATGGTTCTAGCAGTCACCTGATGATCATATATGCCAATTAGAGAATGACGAATCATTTTATGATTTTATGTACATAAAATCAAACTCTCAAAATTGAACTTAAAGCATATAAACAATTCCAGATTATCATGGACGTATGTGACTTCATCGGCGGTGTGACAGTGAAGGTGGACGAACAGATACTGACAGTGGAAGGGAAAGGCAATAGACACACAGAGGGTGGTGGCGTCCAGACCTTCAGCTTCAACCGCCAGTTCATTCTGCCTGATGATGTGAATCCTGACGACATCACAGCCGTCATGACTCCTGAGGGAAtccttatcatcaccatcatcacgaaGCAAGCTGTCACCTCATCGATGgtcacaaagaaagaaactcacgtcaagaaggaaataacagaagtgaaggaagaacctAAGAAAGTCCCTACTGAGGACGTCACTCAGAAaacaaccacaactactacgAAGACCACCAGGACCGTCACCATTACTACCAAAGGTCCATTCTTCAACGACCCGACCTTCGTGGAGGACGTCAAGGACTTCCAGGAGGCCATCACCACAATTATCAAGAAGCTGAATTTGACTGTCACCGAGGATATTTTCACTGTCTACAGGAACTACCGCAAGAACAACCCAAAAATTGAAAATCAAGCCGTCTCGCAAAAAGACACAGACACCATTAAGAAGGTAAGACATTTTGCTAATCTACGGAACAGGAAGTATTATTCTGTAGAGGCGTTGACGTtaaaaagagatggaacagTTGCTACTTTGAAAATTAATAGACCTTCAATGCGCATAATGCATTGTATCTTCTATAAGATTAAAGATATCTGAAACTAAGTAAGCATTTCGTTTCTAAGAAAAAGTGCAAGAGAGCGGGTTTGAAGATTATATGAATCTAGTTGCCGATATAGTTTATCACCATATTTACTTTTGTGTTCATTCTTAAAGCATTCGCAGAATCTCACAAAATTATAAA
The sequence above is drawn from the Portunus trituberculatus isolate SZX2019 chromosome 41, ASM1759143v1, whole genome shotgun sequence genome and encodes:
- the LOC123516543 gene encoding uncharacterized protein LOC123516543 isoform X28, which codes for MSSVQKKTTTKTTKTVTTKKTEHVQSSSVDQSADVQGAIAQKANTLSIVKKGQFLNDAYFEDTRQDFQDAIQDVLTKWGDKSKPTNDINSYRDLRTRDLRDENQAIKSSEDQRYHKIVVDVQDFINGGDVSVKTLDEVEIVVEGRVQKKVGNTTSTKSFKRTFILPDIVPESITSVVSSDGVLIIKALKKESEQDVSESVTVQKKVVTKQQTSTSTVATSGQQDVKQIAINVQETHPTVTSPQPEQQQQTVTVTKQVTSTTSDKGSKPLPITKKGGFFEDTFFEDCRKHYQTAVKQVLQKFNVTSAGTDDITTYRNLRQKDLREENQVATVDDEEQFQKIIVDVKDFMNGGEVTVKTVDDREVVIEGRVEKKEGNKTTIKSFCKRFVLPEDILVESVTSVASSDGVLTITAPRKPSEGKDVSDSVTVQKTVVTKQQTSTSTVATSGQQDVKQIAINVQETHPTVTSPQPEQQQQTVTVTKQVTSTTSDKGSKPLPITKKGGFFEDTFFEDCRKHYQTAVKQVLQKFNVTSTGTDDITTYRNLRQKDLREENQVATVDESTDVHKIIVDVKDFTDGGEVTVKTVDEREIVIEGRIEKKEGNKTTIKRFCKRFILPEDILVESVTSVVSSDGVLTITARKKVVDSGAETTQVIQKKITSTVQTQQVTDKSSEVQEKKDTQQTKVTKIKKTKVVTITSTTVPFFNDPTYIEDVKDFQEAITTIIKKMNLTIKDTDTFTAYRNRRKINPRNENQAISEKETDTVKKIIMDVCDFIGGVTVKVDEQILTVEGKGNRHTEGGGVQTFSFNRQFILPDDVNPDDITAVMTPEGILIITIITKQAVTSSMVTKKETHVKKEITEVKEEPKKVPTEDVTQKTTTTTTKTTRTVTITTKGPFFNDPTFVEDVKDFQEAITTIIKKLNLTVTEDIFTVYRNYRKNNPKIENQAVSQKDTDTIKKIVIDVCDFVGNVTVKVVDRELVIEGEGKRPTETGTTQTFKFNRRFSLPDDVTPDDITAVMSSEGVLVITIIRKIKVTQVKDTTETKKTTTSTTKTTRTVTITTTKTTFFNEPTFVEDVKDFQEAIMTIIKKLNLTVTETDVFTAYRNKRMINPRNENQAISEKETDTIKKIIMDVCDFIGCVTVKVDEQILTVEGKGNRHTEGGGVQTFSFNRQFILPDDVNPDDVTAVMTTEGILIITIIKRKTVTSSVVTKEQTQIKKEITEVEAKKTPTPEQPKKVPVEEPKKTPEEPKKAPEAPKAPEEPKKAPEAPKAPEEPKKAPEAPKAPEEPKKAPEAPKAPEEPKKAPEAPKAPEEPKKAPEAPKAPEEPKKAPEAPKAPEEPKKAPEEPKKAPEAPKAPEAPKAPEEPKKAPEAPKAPEEPKKAPEAPKAPEEPKKAPEAPTAPEEPKKAPETPKAPEEPKKAPEAPKAPEAPKAPEEPKKAPEAPKAPEAPKAPEEPKKAPEAPKAPEAPKAPEEPKKAPEAPKAPEEPKKAPEAPKAPEALKAPEEPKKAPEAPKAPEEPKKAPEAPKASEEAKKAPEAPKAPEAPKAPEAPKAPEEAKKVPEAPKAPEEPKEDVSKKTTTKTTTKTTRTVTITTKGSFFKDSTFVEDVKDFQEAITTIVKKLNLTVTEDVFTVYRNYRKNNPKNENQAVSQKDTDTTKKIVIDVCDFLENVTVKIVEHELVIEGEGKRPTETGAIQTFKFNRRFSLPEDVTPDDVTAVISSEGILIITIIRRIKITQTKKDTTDVQQKETKKVATTEEDVTKKTTTTTTKITKTVTITTKGPFFNDPSFVEDVKDFQEAITTIIKTLKLTATEGCFHRLQELPQEQPKERKPSCLTERYGHHQEDRD